The Branchiostoma floridae strain S238N-H82 chromosome 12, Bfl_VNyyK, whole genome shotgun sequence genome segment CCTGGACCCGACTGAAAACCCACCCCCCTACGATGTAGTGGACATGGATTCACCAACCATACTGGAGGATGCACAGGGGGCCTTGGAGAAAGTCGGTAAGAAAAACGACTAACTAGGATCGTGGCATTAGGGGTGAATAATGGCAAGGTAATACCCGAGCTCAGCTGTAACAAGAAAGCTTcaggccggtgcgtattttggaaaaagcctggatgttaaacaaaatcacatggaaaaagagtttttaaacatcgaattacttaATTGGtatgtcttctattaaaaaagattacatgagatttgtctagcaaagaaaaaaaattataacaagtggggttcgagcccacgatccacggctgcaaacGGTTTTACTAAATACctaaaacaaccgaaaacaacttgacatctaccgaaaacaaccgtaAACAACTCgaaaaataccgaaaacaacttgacatcTACCGAAAACTACTCggaaaataccgaaaacaactcaatatataccgaaaacaactcgaaaccTCCTAAAACACGTATGGACAACCGATCAGAACTTCAAAACAGCCGGAAAATAACTCTAAAACAACTAATTATTTCTATGTTATTTTCATCTACTCGTTActatcccttgaattattttctccttGGCCGAGGGACAGAATGGGGTGATTCTGAATGAAAGATTCTTCCAGCAAAGGGGATGTAGACTGTGGAAACACCTTTCCATCACACACTGTCTTATGGTGTATAGCAAAAtccttattttgatcatttagtttaatccAGAATATGGGGCCTCTGTGGTAATACGCGTTTGTGGTTTGTCTATTTaaacttttgtttgttgtatcgGCGGAATAcgttataattgagcaagaaatgtaCTGGATTCTTTTagttgctagaaaaaaaaagtaatacacATTAGGTAAATGCGCAGTAGGCAGATTCAACAGTAATCaataagcaaacctattttcGAAGCAGTTTTGCCGGGGATAGTAGTGACTGCGATTTCTTGTTGGGGCCACTACTACAACCAAACTccaccgtaacctctgcttggagttacacaatagatgccaagtagtatagatatccattgatgacTGCGAGTTAACGAAGCAGTCCCCTTTTATAACATACAGGATCCGCAAATCTGAAttcgaacattaatatattcgaaaaggcaaaggagatcgttgaTTCTATTATGACTAATATTGCATTAATAGCATGGGTCGTCCTAGCCTAACttctgtccaaaataaaatcaaaattattaaataataTCCCATTGAAATTATTGTCTAttgtttatggttgtgtcgagttgttttcggtagttcaacgttgttttcagttgttttcggtaattagtgaaagtttttttcggttgttttcggttgtttttggttgttttcggtatttagtgaggcAAATAGCTATCTGCATCCAGTGCCTTaaaccgctcggccacgctgactCGATTACGTAACCAGGCGTATAGAAGGGCTtttagaagggtttggttaaattgaccgatccatgcatccatgcaaaccaaacgaaCAGTTGAACTAACCGCTTCTCTCGCCTTTAAGCtggtgctacgcaccggcaaaaaatgCAATGACAAGCTATGAACATCATCAATGACAAATTtcataaaactaattatcaagCAATTCAAACTTTGTTTGATGAATGTGGCTGAATCCATATAAAGAAGACAATCAGCATGGATTGCATAATATAGatgtatatatgatatgatattatattatattatttaaAAAGTATTTAAGGCTTTTTTTTACCCTAGGTCTGCCAGCATTTGTGAAGCCTGCAGCAGCGTATGGTACGTTCGGCGTGGCCAAGGTGGAAAACTACGAAGACATGAAGCTTGCCCTGCAGAACCTACGGACAGTGCGGGATGAACATCCTGACTTCCTGGCATCACCAAGCGCTGCTTTTTTCAAGTAAGCCATTATTACTTTTCGTAATTATAACCTCAGCTACTTCTCCTAGCATAGACATGTTCCTACGCAGaaacatccaacggcgccagcaaaccgcctcttgtctgtattCTATCTCAaccatatataagggtaaactcattaatatttataagcagggcggtcaggaactgatggtgacggttgagatagcagagtacagacaagaggcggtttgctggcgccgtcgcatgtctctgcgtaggataATGGGCATAGGATATTGTTCTGATGCTCTGCATAGCAGACAGTATTCCCTTGGCAAAAATGGACACTTGCCATGATTTCTTGCTCCTTCTCATCCCAGATCCCGAAGTACATTGAACTGTCACTTGAACTTTTCCAACTAGGGATTATTTCAAGCAATATCTGGACGTGGAAAAGTACCCACTGGCCCTTCGAGATGTTGTGATTGTGGAGCCTTACTTGGATGCAGTGGCCCTCTATACTGTGGATGGATGCATTGTGGACAAAGAGATTGTGCACTGGACAGTCAGTATAGAAACCAGTCAAAGCTAAAGTTTCCGATTGGTCAAACTACATgcgtaaatgtatttaagttcgcggggatttactttcgcggtagcagcGGGGAAAtggaatgttcgcggtggttttaaattcgcagtagcgccatagactgtagtcacatactataatgtatttaagttcgctgggatctaatttcgcggtagcgggaaaaaggactgtagcaccatgcactgtagtctcttactgccgtggagaaatgttcacggtggttttaagttcgcggtgaaatggccaccgcgaaaaccgcgaacattcaaccaccgcgaaagtttctgcatttacattagcATGGGTGGCATCTTAGCTTTCCACTTATATCATGTTCATGTATTAAATTGACATAAAATATACCCTAGGGAAAAAGTAACGTTGTGTTATGGTCCTGGTAAAAGTAGGGTTGTTATGAAGATATTCTACTCTTTTATCTTGGTAACTGTccaaagtgatccaacaaattGGTCAAACGTGTATATATACTTATACAATTTGGTATACAaacgtgtatatatatatacttaggGTTTCAACATAACGGTGACCTAGGTTTGGTAGGTCGGTTGATACTAATTTTTCGATGGATCCAAAAATGGGGAGGAAAAGTCGGAAGACCATTCTGTAAGGTAACACTTCACTCCAAAGTTTAATGTACCTTGTCAGCTGCCGATCAAAACAATGCCCAGGGGACTCTGCAGGGTTTGCTAAGCTTGTTCCCGTAACCGAAAACATAATATTGTTTCAAGGCCAAAATTATATCGCACCAGAAGAGAATGGGGATTGTTACATATACTAAATCGACTACAATATGCAACCGTCACCAAAAAtgtagaatacatgtacaaaacttatTAAATTAAGGAATCGTTCTGACCATGTCCATGCATCCCACCTCCACCCCCCACCACCGCCAGATCACAGACGAGCTCCGTTTTGACCACCAAGAGGCCAAGTTCATGACCGTGATCGCTCCCACCTCCGAGCCAGAGGACGTACAGAAGAGGATCTGGGACGTTTATGACGCCGTCATGGCCAGGATGGTCCAGTTTGGGTTCAACAACTGCTTTACAAACATCGAAGTCTTCAGGATGAAGGATGGACAGGTAGAACGACTGGCCACATTATCCAaagtagagttccacgaacccatactttcgccaaatgatcctaacaTTTACAACTAATGTAATGCTTGTGTTTggtattaattatgcaaataagattctcatttgcataaattgtattactcgatcatctcctccaccaaacaacagacgtacacaatctatattaagaaagaaggctATTATCGCATTTTCTCGTTTACAGCtgcaggtctcatcaagacctactcacatacgaggggcgtgcaataagtaatggtcctgacccacttccagttgtctgatctaaatgaaattttgtatgtgtaataattcatatctctatgggttatgttgcaaaagacagctctgaactaattgtggtttctgatttactggtgtttgaacttagtcaggtgcgaaatggaccaggtgtgaaatggaaccagttgagtgtcgcgcagtgatccggtttttgtatttgaaaggacgcacaccaaagaagacttttgatgaaataaatgaaacttatggtgatgatgccccatcatatgaccttgtaaaacgctggcatcctgaattcaaacgtggctggaagtctgtggaaacagctcccagacctggccgtccctcttgtgccattgatgaggcatcagttggaggaccaacctggggtgtcctacaaaatcggtgtccagagctgcatcaaacgatgggagaaatgcataactctgggtgattcctatgaagagaaagactaataactgtgccaagtttcattaatctcctgctatgggaaatgggtcaggaccattactaattgcacgcccctcgtaccgaATAACAATACAATCCGTCCAGGCGGTTTTTttagttatgctggtcttctacatacatacatgcatagtatacatacatacttacatacatacaaacataccaacgctacccaaaacataaccttcttggcgaaggtaacagaCAGTTGGTGTATGTAATGTTTTAACACAGTGTGCTAGAGTGTGAATGCTACATTGAATATATTATCTGCAAGAAACACTTCTCTGAACTGATCTTACCTGGAGCCCAGCCTTCTTAGCTTTGGTCCGACTGAGTTTTCAACAGTCgctaaggcctaggtcccaacCTAGTGATTCCCAACCCTTGGCCCGGTCacgtagctttcggaaacgaaaattatgataagaaaggcaacaaaacacacagaacgtagaAAAATTAGCCAGGAGAATAAATTGTGTGTTTTCATcggtaaacacttttatttttcatttccgcaaacaccccggtcgggccccgttttggaaatggccgaaggTGGAGTCAAGGCTAGAACTAAGCACTTTTTATTAAACTCATTTCAGCTGAAGCTGTGTGAGGTAAATGCCAGGGGATCCTTGCAACTCCAAGGCTGCTACAGAGAGTGTTACGAGAACGCTAACCAGGACTATGTGTACCTGACTGCTGGCCGCGGTATCAAGTACGTCACACCACCCCTGACAGGAAGGTGGGCCAGTGCCTACCATGTGAAGTTCGACAACCTGGAAAGGCCAGGCAATCTGATGGACTTCGATCAGGTAGGTGAAATAGAGAAGCTTGATGTACAAAGGCAAGGATAGGGGTATAGATTTATTCACGTTTGGAACCTTTATAACCTGCTGCAATGCCATGGTAAGGAGAAGCTAAGAGTTCACGATCATACGCCCTAGTGAAGGCAGCTGATAGGCATGTTGCCGAATCGCAACCCAGTTAAAAGTAACCTATCAACCTCCTATTTTGTAATTAGTATATtaatttgtacaacattgtctaaggtacctgcataccaaaaataatgaaaatctgttgttcccttcttgagttatcctcttcagatttttttttgaaaaaaaaaatgcccctgctattccaaaactagccgctagggggcccaaacttacgtcacttcttcccgaCCACAAGAGCTATTTAGCACCTAAAcatcgtggccatagcttgttcagaacacgagatagtaACACCGGaagtgctgcagtaccaatcaAAGCTGCTACGGGGCCCCAAATCTACTCATTTTCAGCtattatcacaccccaccaacacgacaagtatgaaatcaatccacccagccgttcttgagttttcttgttcacagacagatacacaaacgctagtgaaaatatgaCCTCCATGACAATTCGTAATGTCATGGTAATCAAAGGCTCTTTATCGTCCCAATAGGTTTTAGCTCCTCTACTATTATCCAAACATGTGATGACCCTACAGCAGAACTATTCTGTTATTCCACAGATTGAAAAGCTGAAGTCGGATCCGGACGTGTTGTTTACCCTGACCGTCGGTCCTGACGATGACGTCACCAACTTTACTTGCAACGCCGGATGGTATTTCTGTAAGCTGTTCACCTACGGTAACTCCAGGGAAGCCATGATCAGGAAGCTTGTTGATGTGCTCAAACTAGTGGTTAAGAAGCCAGAACGGCTGACGTATCCAGTACACTATGGAATGTAAGGGCTAGGGTAACCAAACTAGTGGTTTCCAGTATCCAGTGCACTATGGAATGTAAGGGATAGGGTAACCAAACTAGTGGTTTCCAGTATCCAGTACACTATGGAATGTAAGGGCTAGGGTAACCAAACTAGTGGTTTCCAGTATCCAGTACACTATGGGATGTAAGGGCTAGGGTAACCAAACTAGTGGTTTCCAGTATCCAGTACACTATGGAATGTAAGGGCTAGGGTAACCAAACTAATAAATAGCTGATCAAAGTTATGCTTCTTAAGGTTAGTGAAAGTTGCCTGCGTCACATTTGTCGCTGACGTCTGAATACGCCCCAATATTTACAAAGACGACGTCGCAAAGGTGTCTGGGAAGGGAATCGAGCTGTCAATCTCTCATCATTCAAAATGAATGAAGGatgaaaaaaacatacaaatgacGTCCTTCTTTGTGTAAGTTGTATCCTCCAACTTTAAGTTCCCTTTTCTAAATTCCtacttttgttaattcttttttgccttgccgcgcaTGGCGCGGCATGGccttgtggccactattttcttggttggatggttggatggatcaatggttcaagcagcccttccaaaggcccttccaaaggcccttcccagttctctttctcgaggacaaacttacggcttaggcgaccaacagtacatccccgtcaatctttatacctcccttttacgcatttgataacagttgtggtcggtactgaaagcctcttaacatctggttacatcgaatgaatgaagcgttttttttttttttttttttttattggtatacatataagacaagacacagtggtaaatgcactctagcaaagctaattttaacattaccactaggacatttgaaaataaaataaacaaaggacaaaacaaatgtgagatcaaataaaaacagtagtacagcagtggggtgacggatccaacaaataaatatatatatacatacaagatttaaaggaaaatgtcattcagtttgaaaacggttggtctggagtatgtatgtctgtgttaaCTGCATGATATGGTTATTTGTTActgttggtaaagtgggtgaacccttgagtaaaagttgagttaagactgggtcagacgtagttttcaaatcaagggttaaaaggtcttgaagattgcagagaagggttTTTCTAAGATGGTTGTAGTTTGGGCAGTACAATAAATAATGGACAACGCTTTCGCATCGGGAGCCACAGCTACAAGAAGGACTATCGACTAAATTACGTGTGAATAAGCTAAAGTTCAAACTACAAGTCCCGATGCGGAGGCGTGTTAGTAAAACGCAGGCGTACCTGGGGCCATGTCTAAAATGTGTGTTAGGGGAAGGGCGAACCAATTTTATTAAGTAGTTTTTGAATGTTGAAGGATTTAATGACCGAACAGCTAAATCAAGATCATTCCAGTGATGTGTAGCATACGGAATAAAGGACCTTTGGTAACGAGTGGTGGTACAAGCCGGTGACtgtaagttgtgtttgttgcgaAGGTCGTAGGGAGTAAGGGCAGAAACTTCAGGAGTGATCAACTCCTGAAGGTACTGGCGAGTTTGACcatgaacaattttatgaaACATTGTCAATGAGTGAATATAGCGACGGTCAGACAGCTTTTCCCACCCAAGTTCAGAAAGGAGTGACAAATATGAGGATCCTCTCACAGCACCTGATACTGTGAGTGAGCACTGATATTGTACTCTCTCTATACGTCGGGAGTCCGATATAGTGCAGCCATGCCATACTATGTCGGCGTATTCAAGAAGAGGACGAATGAAGGACTTGTAGATAACTTCGAGTACATGTCGTGGCAATTTAAATTTAAGTTTGTTAAGTGTGGACAcacgttttgatactttggcaatcatgtgtgtaatatgtttttcccAAGACATGGTGGACGTG includes the following:
- the LOC118427585 gene encoding uncharacterized protein LOC118427585; protein product: MSSPRSDVSVLIPFSEEDKDMAEILRQCPTVQVSEVIFNNIEEKETLLDYVQRLKKLVVDHNINIIVPTTSDVCTFAHAAIARDFPHIPGPSVESCYLAFHKAYSRQYLDPTENPPPYDVVDMDSPTILEDAQGALEKVGLPAFVKPAAAYGTFGVAKVENYEDMKLALQNLRTVRDEHPDFLASPSAAFFKDYFKQYLDVEKYPLALRDVVIVEPYLDAVALYTVDGCIVDKEIVHWTITDELRFDHQEAKFMTVIAPTSEPEDVQKRIWDVYDAVMARMVQFGFNNCFTNIEVFRMKDGQLKLCEVNARGSLQLQGCYRECYENANQDYVYLTAGRGIKYVTPPLTGRWASAYHVKFDNLERPGNLMDFDQIEKLKSDPDVLFTLTVGPDDDVTNFTCNAGWYFCKLFTYGNSREAMIRKLVDVLKLVVKKPERLTYPVHYGM